A segment of the Thermus caldifontis genome:
GGGGTGAAGGTTCCCGTCCCCGGCGTGGAAGACGTTGGCCACCCTAAGGCCGTAGGCCTGGGAAAGCCTGCGGATCTCCCTTAGGGCCTCCCCCAGGCGGCTTCGGGGCACCACGCCGTCTTGGACGAGGTAATCGGGGGAAAGCCTTCCCACGGCGCTGAAGGCCGCCTTACGCCCCTTCCAGATGGCCTGGCGTTCCGCCTCGCTTTGGGCGATGCGCACCTCGGTGGCCCCGCTTTCCTGGATCACCTGGGCTAGGAGTTTGGCCTCCTCCTCCACCTCCTCCTTGGGGCCCTCCAGCTCCACGATGAGAAGGGCTTCCACCTGAGGATAGCCGGCCTTCACCGCTGCCTCGGCGGCCTCTATGGCCAAGCGGTCCATGATCTCCATGGCCCCGGGGAGAAGCCCGCTTCGGATCACCTGGCTTACGGCGTTCCCGGCGGCCTCGAGGCTCCCGTAGGCGGCGAGAAGGGTGTGGTAGGCCTCGGGTTTGGGGAGGAGCCTTAGGGTGATCTCCAGGGCTACCCCCAAAAGCCCCTCGGTGCCCACGAAAAAGCCGTGCAGGTCAGGCCCCACGCCCTCCAGGCTTTCCCCGCCCAGGCGCACCACCTCCCCCTTAGGGGTGACCACCTCCAGGGCCAGCACATGGCCTGCCGTCATCCCGTACTTCAGGCAGTGGGCCCCGCCGGAGTTGAAGGCCACGTTCCCCCCGAGGGTGGAGATGGGTTGGCTGGAGGGGTCAGGGGCGTAGTAGAGGCCAAAAGGGGCTGCCCGCCGGGAAACCTCCAAGTTCACCACCCCGGGTTCCACCACGGCCATGCGGGCCTTGGGGTCCAGGCGGAGGATGCGGTTCATGCGGTTTAGGGCAAGGACCAGGCCCCCTTCCACGGGCAAGGAACCTCCCGAGAGGCTGGTGCCGCTTCCCCGGGCCACGAAGGGCACGCCGTGGCGGTAACAAAGGCGCACCGCCTCCACCACCTCCTCCTTCCGCTCGGGAAGCGCCACGGCCAAGGGGCGCTTGCGGTAGGCGGTGAGGGCGTCGGACTCGTAAGGGGCCAGCTCTGCCTCCTTGGTGAGGAGTCTTCCTGGGGGGAAGAGGGTCCTAAGCTCTTCCAAAAAGCCCATGGCCACCTCCTCCTTCACTTTACCGGAAGGGGCGGGGGCCTACCCCACCCCTTCCTGACCCAGGCCACCCGAGCTCAATCCAGGTACTCGTAGGCCACCAGGG
Coding sequences within it:
- a CDS encoding FAD-linked oxidase C-terminal domain-containing protein, which encodes MGFLEELRTLFPPGRLLTKEAELAPYESDALTAYRKRPLAVALPERKEEVVEAVRLCYRHGVPFVARGSGTSLSGGSLPVEGGLVLALNRMNRILRLDPKARMAVVEPGVVNLEVSRRAAPFGLYYAPDPSSQPISTLGGNVAFNSGGAHCLKYGMTAGHVLALEVVTPKGEVVRLGGESLEGVGPDLHGFFVGTEGLLGVALEITLRLLPKPEAYHTLLAAYGSLEAAGNAVSQVIRSGLLPGAMEIMDRLAIEAAEAAVKAGYPQVEALLIVELEGPKEEVEEEAKLLAQVIQESGATEVRIAQSEAERQAIWKGRKAAFSAVGRLSPDYLVQDGVVPRSRLGEALREIRRLSQAYGLRVANVFHAGDGNLHPLVLYDGKKPGELERAEELAGEILKLCVRLGGSLTGEHGIGVEKKGYMPKMFAPEDLLAMERVKEALDPKGLANRGKVLPDHGQSPHQGGLKTDLGELYA